Proteins from one Scyliorhinus canicula chromosome 24, sScyCan1.1, whole genome shotgun sequence genomic window:
- the LOC119956800 gene encoding LOW QUALITY PROTEIN: ornithine decarboxylase antizyme 2-like (The sequence of the model RefSeq protein was modified relative to this genomic sequence to represent the inferred CDS: deleted 1 base in 1 codon), whose protein sequence is MVRSSVERILNSHYFGKERDKSPASAMINTQESSIPPLSGTSQQQYCRHLSPGPLWCSDAPHPSVKIPGGRGNGRDHTLTALLHTDEKLTVTQELPANGKQHIVHFQYKLTDSKVSKWDAAFSNKNLFVEIPNGVLAEGSKEGLTALLEFAEEKMQVEYVFVCFYKNREDRALLLRTFSFMGFEIVRPGHPSVPARPDVLFMAYSIDQSSSEE, encoded by the exons ATGGTCAGAAGCTCCGTCGAACGGATACTCAACAGCCACTACTTCGGAAAAGAAAGAGACAAGAGCCCAGCTTCCGCCATGATAAATACCCAggagag TAGTATTCCTCCTTTGAGTGGTACATCTCAGCAACAGTACTGCAGGCACCTCAGTCCAGGGCCTCTGTGGTGCTCC GATGCCCCTCACCCATCAGTGAAGATCCCGGGTGGGCGAGGGAATGGAAGGGATCACACTCTTACAGCTCTCTTACACACA GATGAGAAGCTAACTGTAACGCAAGAGCTACCGGCAAATGGAAAGCAACATATTGTCCATTTTCAATACAAGTTAACAGACTCCAAGGTCTCCAAATGGGATGCAGCCTTCTCCAATAAGAATCTCTTTGTGGAAATTCCTAATGGCGTTTTGGCAGAAGGAAGCAAAGAAGG GTTAACTGCGCTGTTAGAATTTGCTGAGGAGAAGATGCAGGTGGAATATGTATTTGTCTGCTTCTACAAGAACAGAGAGGATCGAG CCTTGCTTCTGAGGACGTTCAGCTTCATGGGCTTTGAGATTGTGAGACCAGGCCATCCCTCGGTTCCAGCTCGGCCTGATGTCCTGTTTATGGCGTACTCCATTGATCAGTCGTCGTCTGAGGAGTAG